The Pochonia chlamydosporia 170 chromosome Unknown PCv3seq00008, whole genome shotgun sequence sequence ACAGACGACGTGAGGGAGTGGGACTACGGTGACTACGAGGGCATCACGTCGCCCGAGATTCGCAAGATACGCGCCGACCAGGGCATACAGGGGACATGGGATATCTGGAAGGACGGATGTCCTGGCGGCGAGTATGCACAATGCTCCCAACCACCCCGgcacccaaaccaaaccaaaccactTCCATTTGATAATGCTGACTGTATTGCCAGGAGCCCGGAACAAATCACCGAGCGTCTGGACCGCCTGATTCACGAGATACGCGAGAAATGGCACAAACCTGCCATTGGACAGCCCAAGGACCAGAACGTCCATGGAGACGTGCTGATTGTAGCCCATGGCCATATTCTTCGTGCATTGGCAATGCGATGGGCGGGCAAGTCGTTGCAGGACGGGCCTGCCTTTTTGCTGGAGGCTGGTGGCGTAGGCATCCTGAGGTATGTGTGTCTGTAGAGATTTCGGTGGTATTTGTGCTAACAGGTGTAGTTATGAGCACCATAGATTGGAGGAGCCGGCTATTTTGTTGGGCGGTGCgtttgtggttgatgttgagggcaAGTGAGATGTAGAGGCAGATATAGATGGTTTGGCGTATGATATAGAGCAGATTGACAGACCATATGAAGGACATGACGAACATTGCCATTTTGAGATATAAGCCAGAATTCCACACTTTGTTTCGTTCCAATGCATTGCACGTCAATCATGAAGTTTGCATCGCGTCATCTTGCCATATAGAAACGCGTCGTTAACCAGAACGAATCACAGACCTAGTATCCTCTACCCAGGCCGATCtgtaggttgtaggttgtaggttgtaggttgtaggttgtaggttgtagaggttgtaggttgtaggttgtaggttgtaggttgtaggttgtaggttgtaggttgtaggttgtaggttgtaggttgtaggttgtaggttgtaggttACAAGACGTCCAAGCTACCTGAGTATTGTCCCTGCGAGCTGGTATCCATCAAACATGTTTCTGCCTCAACTCAGACATATATCAAAAACAGGTACTTACCACCTCATGAACTCTCATGACAAAATGGGCTGCCAGTCTTGGAATCATCGCAAGTCAACGAAGCACGATTCATAGTAATAGTGCACACGGCTAGGCCCCCACCTTATCCAGAATACTTTCATCGTACAAGGCGTCAACGCGTGTTCGACATTGTCAACTGTGTTTTGACCTGATATCCCAGGGAAGCAGTGATCATCTTGTCCGCAGCCATAAAGTTATCAAGGCCACTTGTCGAGTCTACTAATGCTTGCCACTTGCTGCACTCACCTCGAGGCTATAACCAACTTACCTGATGGAGAATTGCCAACTCTGACAGCCCCCCGGTCTTAGATATGCTTCCTCCATGACTTGCTTGACACGCACCATACAGTGCATCTTGGATGTGCAATCAAATCAACCCAGTTGAACT is a genomic window containing:
- a CDS encoding phosphoglycerate mutase family protein (similar to Metarhizium acridum CQMa 102 XP_007814283.1), producing the protein MTAPRLFLVRHGETEWSLSGKHTGRTDIPLTANGEKRVRATGKALVGRDRLIVPQKLVHIYVSPRKRAQRTFELINLGISGDLPWEAHGESTEQGLECDAKVQVTDDVREWDYGDYEGITSPEIRKIRADQGIQGTWDIWKDGCPGGESPEQITERLDRLIHEIREKWHKPAIGQPKDQNVHGDVLIVAHGHILRALAMRWAGKSLQDGPAFLLEAGGVGILSYEHHRLEEPAILLGGAFVVDVEGK